A genomic window from Lycium barbarum isolate Lr01 chromosome 4, ASM1917538v2, whole genome shotgun sequence includes:
- the LOC132637997 gene encoding uncharacterized protein LOC132637997: MLEAGLDVEAILRGPSFSIKKMYVQMRGNFQKVHWKKLTCNNDGSPKWIFVLNLTAQNRLLTRDRLASWGITQEVICPLCNVAKETANHLFFACAFSEGIWAKILAWQGIRRFVLEWKDELQYATTRASGNSINACIYRMSIAASIYQLWAERNMRIFQSKSRTPDLNFFGRPYTTLK, from the coding sequence ATGTTGGAAGCTGGTTTGGATGTAGAGGCAATACTGAGAGGGCCCTCTTTCTCTATAAAGAAGATGTATGTCCAAATGAGAGGCAATTTCCAAAAAGTCCATTGGAAGAAGCTCACTTGCAACAATGATGGTTCTCCCAAGTGGATTTTTGTGCTAAACTTGACTGCCCAAAACAGGCTGCTTACTAGGGATAGATTGGCTTCATGGGGGATTACTCAAGAAGTTATATGTCCCCTATGTAATGTGGCGAAAGAAACTGCAAATCACCTATTCTTCGCCTGTGCATTTTCAGAAGGTATTTGGGCTAAGATATTGGCATGGCAAGGAATTAGAAGGTTTGTACTCGAATGGAAGGATGAACTACAATATGCTACAACAAGGGCAAGCGGGAACTCGATCAATGCGTGCATCTATAGGATGTCTATTGCTGCGAGTATATATCAACTGTGGGCAGAGAGGAATATGAGGATTTTCCAAAGTAAGAGCAGGACTCCAGATCTCAACTTTTTTGGCAGACCATATACAACTTTAAAATGA
- the LOC132638803 gene encoding putative transcription factor bHLH041, whose translation MNNFFPENVPKQTTTRGFPQPMSTDQNLHSSSSSSSEYSSLIFNTANTCYVTEQQETEEIQTLTQFQGLQLPKIKGEDDAIKRAYLAVISSSPSSSSSSSRAQIQENFTQDHLLATRKVSAFSRFKSSLGLNASIATRNCRHNMLKRSMIFFKNLYLMKRQEGIQVNPPTRTQVHHMISERRRREKINENFQQLRSLLPPGTKKDKVSVLASATEYLSSLKDQVEEQCKRNEMLEAQLLTEKEAYEFQQHGNGRVAVYITNIEARLVDLQVIVRGKCSMLDLVIDLLEFLKMANNVSLVSVEANTKMVHSCPVTSITLRLRIQGDEWYESAFLESAKRVVGDMT comes from the exons ATGAACAACTTCTTTCCTGAAAATGttccaaaacaaacaacaacaagAGGATTTCCTCAACCAATGTCAACTGATCAAAATTTGCActcatcttcttcatcatcaaGTGAATATTCATCCCTTATTTTCAATACTGCAAACACATGTTATGTAACAGAGCAACAAGAAACAGAAGAAATTCAAACTTTAACTCAATTCCAAGGCCTACAACTCCCAAAAATCAAAGGCGAAGACGATGCAATAAAAAGAGCATATCTTGCTGTCATATCATCGTCgccttcctcttcttcttcttcgtctcgTGCACAAATTCAAGAGAATTTTACACAAGATCATCTATTAGCAACACGAAAAGTGAGTGCATTCAGTAGGTTTAAATCATCTTTAGGCCTTAATGCCTCAATAGCTACAAGAAATTGTAGACATAACATGTTGAAGAGATCCATGATATTTTTCAAGAACTTATATCTGATGAAGAGGCAAGAAGGGATTCAGGTGAATCCCCCGACTAGGACACAGGTTCATCACATGATCTCAGAGAGAAGAAGACGCGAAAAGATTAACGAGAACTTTCAGCAGCTGAGATCTTTGCTCCCTCCTGGAACTAAG AAGGACAAAGTATCAGTTCTTGCTAGTGCAACAGAATACTTAAGTTCATTGAAAGATCAAGTGGAAGAACAATGTAAAAGGAATGAAATGTTGGAAGCACAACTTTTAACTGAGAAAGAAGCCTATGAGTTTCAACAACATGGAAATGGAAGAGTAGCTGTTTACATAACAAATATAGAAGCAAGACTTGTGGACTTGCAAGTTATAGTAAGAGGAAAATGCAGCATGTTGGATTTGGTTATTGATTTGCTGGAATTCTTGAAAATGGCTAATAATGTAAGCTTAGTGTCAGTAGAAGCAAACACTAAGATGGTTCATTCATGTCCAGTTACTTCCATAACCTTAAGACTGAGAATCCAG GGAGATGAATGGTACGAGTCTGCTTTCCTGGAATCAGCAAAAAGAGTTGTTGGAGACATGACATAA
- the LOC132636887 gene encoding nucleosome assembly protein 1;2-like isoform X1: MSNTKDNFNVADLSAEVVDLEIPIEDASITSAFAATQAHALNAGDRADLVNVLKNKLQDLTGKHTNLLENLTPNVRKRVEVLREIQSQHDELEAKFFEERAALEAKYQKLYQPLYTKRFDIVNGVVEVDGSVTEAAAADQEEDAVEKGVPDFWFTAMKNNDVLAEEITERDEGALKFLKDIKWTRIDNPKGFKLEFFFDTNPYFKNTVLTKTYHMIDEDEPILEKALGTEIEWYPGKCLTQKILKKKPKKGSKNAKPITKTEQCESFFNFFSPPQVPEDEEDIDEDAAEELQSLMEQDYDIGSTIRDKIIPHAVSWFTGEAAEDDFADLEDDDNDDDDEEDDDEDDEDEEDDEDDEDDEDEEDSSTKKKSSSAARKRSGRVLGADGPAGERPPECKQQ; encoded by the exons ATGAGCAACACTAAAGACAACTTCAATGTTGCTGATCTCAGTGCTG aggttgtagatttggagatTCCTATAGAAGATGCTTCgataacatcagcatttgctgcaactcaagcacatg CTCTAAATGCTGGGGACAGAGCAGACCTTGTTAATGTTCTCAAG AATAAACTTCAGGACCTTACTGGGAAGCACACAAACTTGCTTGAAAATTTGACGCCCAATGTTAGAAAGCGTGTTGAAGTTCTAAGAGAGATCCAG TCTCAACATGACGAATTGGAGGCAAAATTTTTTGAGGAGAGAGCTGCGCTTGAAGccaaataccaaaagttgtatcAGCCTTTATATACTAAG AGATTTGATATTGTGAATGGAGTTGTTGAAGTTGATGGCAGTGTGACTGAGGCAGCTGCAGCGGACCAGGAAGAAGATGCAGTGG AGAAAGGAGTCCCTGATTTCTGGTTCACTGCAATGAAGAATAATGATGTTCTAGCTGAGGAG ATCACAGAGCGAGATGAAGGAGCACTCAAATTTCTCAAGGATATAAAGTGGACCAGAATTGATAATCCTAAGGGATTTAAGCTTGAATTTTTCTTTGATACCAATCCGTACTTCAAGAATACTGTGCTGACTAAAACATATCATATGATTGATGAAGACGAACCGATACTTGAGAAGGCCTTAGG GACCGAGATAGAATGGTATCCAGgaaaatgtttgacacaaaagaTTCTAAAGAAGAAGCCAAAGAAGGGCTCAAAGAATGCCAAGCCTATTACTAAAACAGAACAATGTGAAagtttcttcaacttctttagtCCACCTCAAGTTCCAGAGGACGAAGAGGATATTGATGAAGATGCT GCTGAAGAACTTCAAAGTCTGATGGAACAAGACTATGATATTGG ATCCACTATTCGAGATAAGATTATTCCGCATGCGGTTTCTTGGTTCACTGGGGAAGCTGCCGAAGATGATTTTGCTGACTTGGAAGATGACGACAATGACGATGATGACGAAGaggatgatgatgaagatgatgaggaCGAGGAGGATGATGAGGACGATGAAGATGATGAGGATGAGGAGGATAGCAGTACCAAGAAAAAG TCGTCTTCTGCTGCGCGCAAG AGGAGTGGTAGAGTACTTGGAGCAGATGGTCCAGCTGGTGAGAGGCCACCAGAGTGCAAGCAACAGTAG
- the LOC132636887 gene encoding nucleosome assembly protein 1;2-like isoform X4 — MSNTKDNFNVADLSAALNAGDRADLVNVLKDLTGKHTNLLENLTPNVRKRVEVLREIQSQHDELEAKFFEERAALEAKYQKLYQPLYTKRFDIVNGVVEVDGSVTEAAAADQEEDAVEKGVPDFWFTAMKNNDVLAEEITERDEGALKFLKDIKWTRIDNPKGFKLEFFFDTNPYFKNTVLTKTYHMIDEDEPILEKALGTEIEWYPGKCLTQKILKKKPKKGSKNAKPITKTEQCESFFNFFSPPQVPEDEEDIDEDAAEELQSLMEQDYDIGSTIRDKIIPHAVSWFTGEAAEDDFADLEDDDNDDDDEEDDDEDDEDEEDDEDDEDDEDEEDSSTKKKSSSAARKRSGRVLGADGPAGERPPECKQQ; from the exons ATGAGCAACACTAAAGACAACTTCAATGTTGCTGATCTCAGTGCTG CTCTAAATGCTGGGGACAGAGCAGACCTTGTTAATGTTCTCAAG GACCTTACTGGGAAGCACACAAACTTGCTTGAAAATTTGACGCCCAATGTTAGAAAGCGTGTTGAAGTTCTAAGAGAGATCCAG TCTCAACATGACGAATTGGAGGCAAAATTTTTTGAGGAGAGAGCTGCGCTTGAAGccaaataccaaaagttgtatcAGCCTTTATATACTAAG AGATTTGATATTGTGAATGGAGTTGTTGAAGTTGATGGCAGTGTGACTGAGGCAGCTGCAGCGGACCAGGAAGAAGATGCAGTGG AGAAAGGAGTCCCTGATTTCTGGTTCACTGCAATGAAGAATAATGATGTTCTAGCTGAGGAG ATCACAGAGCGAGATGAAGGAGCACTCAAATTTCTCAAGGATATAAAGTGGACCAGAATTGATAATCCTAAGGGATTTAAGCTTGAATTTTTCTTTGATACCAATCCGTACTTCAAGAATACTGTGCTGACTAAAACATATCATATGATTGATGAAGACGAACCGATACTTGAGAAGGCCTTAGG GACCGAGATAGAATGGTATCCAGgaaaatgtttgacacaaaagaTTCTAAAGAAGAAGCCAAAGAAGGGCTCAAAGAATGCCAAGCCTATTACTAAAACAGAACAATGTGAAagtttcttcaacttctttagtCCACCTCAAGTTCCAGAGGACGAAGAGGATATTGATGAAGATGCT GCTGAAGAACTTCAAAGTCTGATGGAACAAGACTATGATATTGG ATCCACTATTCGAGATAAGATTATTCCGCATGCGGTTTCTTGGTTCACTGGGGAAGCTGCCGAAGATGATTTTGCTGACTTGGAAGATGACGACAATGACGATGATGACGAAGaggatgatgatgaagatgatgaggaCGAGGAGGATGATGAGGACGATGAAGATGATGAGGATGAGGAGGATAGCAGTACCAAGAAAAAG TCGTCTTCTGCTGCGCGCAAG AGGAGTGGTAGAGTACTTGGAGCAGATGGTCCAGCTGGTGAGAGGCCACCAGAGTGCAAGCAACAGTAG
- the LOC132636887 gene encoding nucleosome assembly protein 1;2-like isoform X3: MSNTKDNFNVADLSAALNAGDRADLVNVLKNKLQDLTGKHTNLLENLTPNVRKRVEVLREIQSQHDELEAKFFEERAALEAKYQKLYQPLYTKRFDIVNGVVEVDGSVTEAAAADQEEDAVEKGVPDFWFTAMKNNDVLAEEITERDEGALKFLKDIKWTRIDNPKGFKLEFFFDTNPYFKNTVLTKTYHMIDEDEPILEKALGTEIEWYPGKCLTQKILKKKPKKGSKNAKPITKTEQCESFFNFFSPPQVPEDEEDIDEDAAEELQSLMEQDYDIGSTIRDKIIPHAVSWFTGEAAEDDFADLEDDDNDDDDEEDDDEDDEDEEDDEDDEDDEDEEDSSTKKKSSSAARKRSGRVLGADGPAGERPPECKQQ, translated from the exons ATGAGCAACACTAAAGACAACTTCAATGTTGCTGATCTCAGTGCTG CTCTAAATGCTGGGGACAGAGCAGACCTTGTTAATGTTCTCAAG AATAAACTTCAGGACCTTACTGGGAAGCACACAAACTTGCTTGAAAATTTGACGCCCAATGTTAGAAAGCGTGTTGAAGTTCTAAGAGAGATCCAG TCTCAACATGACGAATTGGAGGCAAAATTTTTTGAGGAGAGAGCTGCGCTTGAAGccaaataccaaaagttgtatcAGCCTTTATATACTAAG AGATTTGATATTGTGAATGGAGTTGTTGAAGTTGATGGCAGTGTGACTGAGGCAGCTGCAGCGGACCAGGAAGAAGATGCAGTGG AGAAAGGAGTCCCTGATTTCTGGTTCACTGCAATGAAGAATAATGATGTTCTAGCTGAGGAG ATCACAGAGCGAGATGAAGGAGCACTCAAATTTCTCAAGGATATAAAGTGGACCAGAATTGATAATCCTAAGGGATTTAAGCTTGAATTTTTCTTTGATACCAATCCGTACTTCAAGAATACTGTGCTGACTAAAACATATCATATGATTGATGAAGACGAACCGATACTTGAGAAGGCCTTAGG GACCGAGATAGAATGGTATCCAGgaaaatgtttgacacaaaagaTTCTAAAGAAGAAGCCAAAGAAGGGCTCAAAGAATGCCAAGCCTATTACTAAAACAGAACAATGTGAAagtttcttcaacttctttagtCCACCTCAAGTTCCAGAGGACGAAGAGGATATTGATGAAGATGCT GCTGAAGAACTTCAAAGTCTGATGGAACAAGACTATGATATTGG ATCCACTATTCGAGATAAGATTATTCCGCATGCGGTTTCTTGGTTCACTGGGGAAGCTGCCGAAGATGATTTTGCTGACTTGGAAGATGACGACAATGACGATGATGACGAAGaggatgatgatgaagatgatgaggaCGAGGAGGATGATGAGGACGATGAAGATGATGAGGATGAGGAGGATAGCAGTACCAAGAAAAAG TCGTCTTCTGCTGCGCGCAAG AGGAGTGGTAGAGTACTTGGAGCAGATGGTCCAGCTGGTGAGAGGCCACCAGAGTGCAAGCAACAGTAG
- the LOC132636887 gene encoding nucleosome assembly protein 1;2-like isoform X2: MSNTKDNFNVADLSAEVVDLEIPIEDASITSAFAATQAHALNAGDRADLVNVLKDLTGKHTNLLENLTPNVRKRVEVLREIQSQHDELEAKFFEERAALEAKYQKLYQPLYTKRFDIVNGVVEVDGSVTEAAAADQEEDAVEKGVPDFWFTAMKNNDVLAEEITERDEGALKFLKDIKWTRIDNPKGFKLEFFFDTNPYFKNTVLTKTYHMIDEDEPILEKALGTEIEWYPGKCLTQKILKKKPKKGSKNAKPITKTEQCESFFNFFSPPQVPEDEEDIDEDAAEELQSLMEQDYDIGSTIRDKIIPHAVSWFTGEAAEDDFADLEDDDNDDDDEEDDDEDDEDEEDDEDDEDDEDEEDSSTKKKSSSAARKRSGRVLGADGPAGERPPECKQQ, encoded by the exons ATGAGCAACACTAAAGACAACTTCAATGTTGCTGATCTCAGTGCTG aggttgtagatttggagatTCCTATAGAAGATGCTTCgataacatcagcatttgctgcaactcaagcacatg CTCTAAATGCTGGGGACAGAGCAGACCTTGTTAATGTTCTCAAG GACCTTACTGGGAAGCACACAAACTTGCTTGAAAATTTGACGCCCAATGTTAGAAAGCGTGTTGAAGTTCTAAGAGAGATCCAG TCTCAACATGACGAATTGGAGGCAAAATTTTTTGAGGAGAGAGCTGCGCTTGAAGccaaataccaaaagttgtatcAGCCTTTATATACTAAG AGATTTGATATTGTGAATGGAGTTGTTGAAGTTGATGGCAGTGTGACTGAGGCAGCTGCAGCGGACCAGGAAGAAGATGCAGTGG AGAAAGGAGTCCCTGATTTCTGGTTCACTGCAATGAAGAATAATGATGTTCTAGCTGAGGAG ATCACAGAGCGAGATGAAGGAGCACTCAAATTTCTCAAGGATATAAAGTGGACCAGAATTGATAATCCTAAGGGATTTAAGCTTGAATTTTTCTTTGATACCAATCCGTACTTCAAGAATACTGTGCTGACTAAAACATATCATATGATTGATGAAGACGAACCGATACTTGAGAAGGCCTTAGG GACCGAGATAGAATGGTATCCAGgaaaatgtttgacacaaaagaTTCTAAAGAAGAAGCCAAAGAAGGGCTCAAAGAATGCCAAGCCTATTACTAAAACAGAACAATGTGAAagtttcttcaacttctttagtCCACCTCAAGTTCCAGAGGACGAAGAGGATATTGATGAAGATGCT GCTGAAGAACTTCAAAGTCTGATGGAACAAGACTATGATATTGG ATCCACTATTCGAGATAAGATTATTCCGCATGCGGTTTCTTGGTTCACTGGGGAAGCTGCCGAAGATGATTTTGCTGACTTGGAAGATGACGACAATGACGATGATGACGAAGaggatgatgatgaagatgatgaggaCGAGGAGGATGATGAGGACGATGAAGATGATGAGGATGAGGAGGATAGCAGTACCAAGAAAAAG TCGTCTTCTGCTGCGCGCAAG AGGAGTGGTAGAGTACTTGGAGCAGATGGTCCAGCTGGTGAGAGGCCACCAGAGTGCAAGCAACAGTAG
- the LOC132637995 gene encoding uncharacterized protein LOC132637995, translating into MGDYNAVLALEDRVMGNPVVEADIRDFNQFLVDAAMTEMRTVWRDYTWTNGHVMSRIDRAIVNSDWMQQYPQLEASVLDPYFSDHSPLSTSLAPVWNKLKRVKLALKNLNNTAFAGVDTRVKIARQQLKDMQEKMRSMNTPSALFGAEKELRRQLEKWSTIEESVYKQKSRVQWLKLGDSNTAFFHASIKNRVSQNMIRSLVSTNGNVINTEKGIEDESIGFYRTLLGSSAKTLPAINLAVMKRRRILDRDKQLRLIAPVQAAEVLQALNGIDDQKAPGSDGFNSHFFKTA; encoded by the exons ATGGGTGACTATAATGCAGTACTTGCGCTCGAGGACAGAGTAATGGGTAATCCTGTGGTGGAGGCAGACATCAGAGATTTCAATCAGTTCCTAGTTGATGCTGCTATGACAGAGATGAGAACTGTGTGGAGGGATTATACGTGGACCAATGGACATGTGATGAGTAGGATTGATAGAGCCATTGTGAATTCAGACTGGATGCAACAATATCCCCAACTGGAAGCCTCTGTGCTGGACCCTTATTTTTCTGATCACTCCCCTCTAT CTACTAGTTTGGCACCAGTTTGGAACAAGCTCAAACGAGTTAAACTGGCACtcaagaacctaaacaacactgCGTTTGCGGGGGTCGACACGAGGGTAAAAATTGCCAGGCAACAGTTGAAGGATATGCAAGAGAAGATGAGAAGCATGAACACACCGAGTGCACTGTTCGGGGCAGAGAAAGAATTAAGGAGGCAACTGGAGAAATGGAGTACCATTGAAGAGAGTGTATATAAACAAAAATCCAGGGTGCAATGGCTCAAGTTGGGGGACTCTAATACTGCCTTTTTCCATGCTTCAATAAAGAATCGAGTCAGCCAAAACATGATCAGGAGCTTGGTAAGCACAAATGGAAATGTGATCAACACAGAGAAGGGGATTGAAGATGAAAGTATAGGGTTCTATAGGACTCTATTGGGCTCCTCTGCTAAGACACTGCCTGCAATTAACTTAGCTGTGATGAAAAGACGTAGAATTCTAGATAGAGACAAACAATTACGCCTCATTGCTCCTGTACAGGCAGCAGAAGTCCTACAGGCTCTAAATGGAATAGACGACCAAAAAGCCCCTGGAAGTGATGGGTTCAATTCTCACTTTTTCAAAACAGCATAG
- the LOC132637994 gene encoding uncharacterized protein LOC132637994: protein IELLYALSYVFYSFTSQTNSILATPLSVLRFSTECSDSSTTPFIREYSIGGWSFTFALDNGLIFDTLTLADKDVKAPNVFERVKEEFEAVLHSEKHSHHHHKETHGLRKDIDKNTPISDVKAPNVFERAKEEIEALVQAIHPKKEDHCHGSTSDVDKRTNGTTAELKTHKPDSLSENKEKVHNHNERVEETTGAHLPGQKSPRLHHKETHGRSDDIDENTPISEVKGPNIFERAKEEIEALFRSIHPKK from the exons ATTGAATTGCTCTACGCATTGTCATATGTTTTTTATTCTTTCACGAGCCAAACTAATTCCATCTTGGCCACTCCACTAAGTGTCTTAAGATTTAGCACTGAATGCTCAGATTCTTCCACAACTCCCTTCATTCGAGAGTATAGTATAGGTGGTTGGAGTTTTACATTTGCATTGGATAACGGACTGATTTTTGATACTCTAACATTGGCAGATAAGGATGTAAAGGCACCTAATGTGTTtgagagagttaaagaagaatttGAGGCAGTGTTGCATAGTGAAAAACACTCACATCACCATCACAAGGAAACTCACGGGCTGCGTAAGGATATTGATAAGAACACACCAATTAGTGATGTGAAAGCACCTAATGTCTTTGAAAGAGCCAAGGAGGAAATCGAGGCTCTTGTTCAGGCAATTCATCCTAAAAAGGAAGATCATTGTCATGGTTCAACTTCGGACGTCGACAAAAG GACTAATGGGACGACGGCTGAGTTGAAGACACATAAGCCAGATTCTCTTTCAG AGAACAAAGAAAAGGTGCATAATCACAATGAAAGGGTCGAGGAAACGACAGGAGCACATTTGCCCGGACAAAAATCTCCACGTCTTCATCACAAAGAAACTCACGGAAGGAGTGATGATATTGATGAAAATACACCAATTAGTGAAGTTAAAGGTCCAAATATATTCGAACGAGCCAAGGAAGAAATCGAGGCACTATTTCGCTCAATTCATCCAAAGAAATAA